One genomic segment of Natrononativus amylolyticus includes these proteins:
- a CDS encoding S8 family serine peptidase, translating into MTNENVSRRTLLKGVGAGVAASALAGQVAGADEGAYIVGVEPDSGLETARRAADSVRKELDFGSIGRAVSGQFSEAALDGLRNNPNVRYVEPNGRMHALSQTTPYGIETVKADLAIDDGETGDGVSVAVLDTGIDAEHETLAANLGEGYATDDAACTTGCGGGPFGGGNDIEECLEEWDDDNDHGTHCAGTVGAADDGVGVLGVAPDVTLHAVKVLQCDGGGTFDDIAEGIVWSADQGHDVQSMSLGADSGSSAVEDAVQYAADQGVVLVAAAGNSGPCTDCVGYPAAYDEVIAVSATDENDDLADFSSTGPEVELAAPGVDTLSTIPRDDYAEFSGTSMACPHVAGAAATLIAAGTNPANVRDELKAAADDIGLPDTDQGAGRLNVAAALDIESNDDDDDDNGDDDPIDSEPMIDSFSVDASGNGPWSSADVDWAVSDDDGALESVTTELLDGSTVLESESSSVSGSSASGTHELRTRDDPDGVRLTVVDEAGNEASETTGY; encoded by the coding sequence ATGACGAATGAGAACGTTTCACGACGGACGCTGCTGAAGGGGGTCGGGGCTGGTGTGGCTGCATCGGCGCTCGCAGGACAGGTCGCCGGCGCGGACGAGGGTGCCTACATCGTCGGCGTCGAACCGGACAGCGGCCTCGAGACGGCCCGGCGGGCGGCCGACTCGGTTCGCAAGGAACTCGACTTCGGCTCGATCGGCCGGGCGGTTTCGGGTCAGTTTTCCGAGGCGGCGCTCGACGGACTGCGAAACAACCCCAACGTCCGGTACGTCGAGCCCAACGGACGGATGCACGCCCTCAGCCAGACGACGCCGTACGGTATCGAGACGGTCAAGGCCGATCTCGCCATCGACGACGGCGAGACCGGCGACGGCGTCAGCGTCGCCGTCCTCGACACGGGTATCGACGCCGAGCACGAAACCCTCGCGGCGAACCTCGGCGAGGGGTACGCGACCGACGACGCCGCCTGTACGACCGGCTGTGGCGGCGGCCCGTTCGGCGGCGGCAACGATATCGAGGAGTGTCTCGAAGAGTGGGACGACGACAACGACCACGGCACCCACTGTGCCGGGACCGTCGGCGCGGCCGACGACGGCGTCGGCGTCCTCGGCGTTGCTCCTGACGTCACGCTGCACGCGGTAAAGGTGCTCCAGTGCGACGGGGGCGGTACGTTCGACGACATCGCGGAGGGAATCGTCTGGTCGGCAGACCAGGGCCACGACGTCCAGAGCATGAGCCTCGGGGCGGACAGCGGCTCCTCGGCGGTCGAGGACGCCGTCCAGTACGCGGCGGATCAGGGCGTCGTCCTCGTCGCGGCCGCGGGCAACTCCGGGCCGTGTACCGACTGCGTCGGCTATCCCGCCGCCTACGACGAGGTTATCGCCGTGAGTGCGACCGACGAGAACGACGACCTCGCGGACTTCTCCTCGACCGGACCAGAGGTCGAACTGGCCGCCCCCGGCGTCGACACGCTCTCGACGATTCCGCGCGACGACTACGCCGAGTTCTCCGGCACCTCGATGGCGTGTCCGCACGTCGCCGGCGCCGCTGCAACCCTGATCGCCGCGGGAACCAACCCCGCGAACGTCCGCGACGAACTGAAGGCGGCGGCGGACGACATCGGTCTCCCGGACACCGATCAGGGGGCCGGCCGGCTCAACGTCGCTGCGGCGCTCGATATCGAGAGCAACGACGACGATGACGACGACAACGGCGACGACGATCCGATCGACTCCGAGCCGATGATCGACTCGTTCTCCGTCGACGCCTCCGGAAACGGCCCGTGGTCCAGCGCCGACGTCGACTGGGCGGTATCGGACGACGACGGTGCACTCGAGTCGGTCACGACGGAGCTGCTCGACGGCTCGACCGTCCTCGAGAGCGAGTCCTCGTCCGTGAGCGGCTCGAGTGCGTCGGGGACTCACGAACTCCGCACGCGCGACGATCCGGACGGCGTCCGCCTGACGGTCGTCGACGAGGCGGGTAACGAGGCGAGCGAGACGACCGGCTACTGA
- a CDS encoding cell division protein SepF, protein MGFMDKIVGGGQSRSTEEYVELDLDDAAHASSEAGMHVHIAEIDGQAAAIDIKDAVYDGDIVIADITRLRTKDSTTEHIVDELRQVAKEVDGDIVLKGDDQIIITPTGVGISREKLGR, encoded by the coding sequence ATGGGATTCATGGACAAGATCGTCGGCGGCGGGCAGTCTCGAAGCACGGAGGAGTACGTCGAACTCGACCTCGACGACGCCGCCCACGCCTCGAGCGAGGCGGGAATGCACGTTCACATCGCCGAGATCGACGGCCAAGCCGCCGCGATAGACATCAAAGACGCCGTCTACGACGGCGACATCGTCATCGCGGACATCACCCGCCTGCGGACGAAAGACAGTACGACCGAACACATCGTCGACGAACTCCGCCAGGTCGCAAAGGAGGTCGACGGCGACATCGTCCTGAAGGGCGACGACCAGATCATCATCACGCCGACGGGCGTCGGTATCAGCCGGGAGAAGCTCGGTCGGTAG